CTTACGAACAAGAGATAGGCAGCACGCTACTTCCCTGAAACTGGAATCGCCGCGCCTGCAACCTCACCCGCACAGTGCGTTTCGATTCCGGAACAGGAACGCACGAACGGCGCCGGCGTGAACGGCGTGTAGTCGCCGCCATCCGGCGCGATGCTGGACGCCAGCGCATTCAGCTCCGCCGCGGCCATGCCGGTCCAGGCGCCGCCGGAGACCCTCTGCTGCAAGGTCAACAGGGCCGCCACCGTTTCGCCGGGCTTGAAATTGCAGTGGCCGACGCGCTGCACATAGGCTTCGCGCACCATCGCGCCGGCGCCCGCCTTCGTGGCAGTCTGCGCATAGTCGCGGTTGAACTCGGCCAGTGTCACCGGATCGGACACCGTCTGCACGAGCATCACCGGCCTGGCCAGGCGGCCGGTCGGCGCGTAATTGCGCTTCATATAGGCCACCGGCCCGGCCTCGGCCGCAATGCGCGGCGCCGCCGCCAGCCGCGCCAGGTCGGCGTCCAGGTCCAGCCCCGCCTCGGCATACAGCGCGCGCACGAAGTCAAGCCGCCCAGTGCTGCGCAACTGGGCGGCATAGTCGATGCCGGTATTCCACGAAAAATTACCGCCCGCGCGGCGCAGCTGGTCGTCGCGCGGCAGCAGGGTCGCGCCGATGAAGCCGCGGTACAGCTGCCGCTGCTGGGCCGCGTAGTCGTGCAGCGCGGGGGATGCGCTGCCGGCCTCGATCCAGGTCGGGACCTGGCCCAGGGTCGCCGCCAGTGCCAGGCGCGCCCTGCCCACGGCGCTGGCCTGGGCCGCATCGAGCGCGCGCTGCCACTCTGCCAATTGACGCTTGCCGTCGCCGGTCGGACCATTGAACAGGATCGGCAAGTCGCTGTCCGGCGCCAGCAGGGTCTTGAAGGCGAAGGCGCCGTCGAGCGCCGCGTTCATCATGCCGACCGTGCCGGCCGCAGAGGCGCACAGCGCCAGGCCGGCATCGAAGCGCTCCGGATGGCGCTCCATCAGCGCGAGCGTGACCAGGCCGCCCATCGAGGTGCCCCAGGCAATGGTGCGCGCCGGCTTGCCCACCTGGGCCGCGAAGGCGTCCAGGGTCGCGACCTGATCGGGCACCGCTTCTTCCAGCGCCCAGCCGGCCTTAGAGAAGCCGGACGCCGCCAGCGCGAAACCGCGCGCCAGCAGCAATTCCTTCTCTCCCCTGGCGACATTGCGCACCGGGCCGGTCGACGGCCCGCTTGAATAACCACGGCTGAACAGCAGCAAGGTGCCGTTCCAGTTCGCCGGCACGTCGAAGCTGTAGCGGGCGCCGTTGGGCAGGCTGCCTTCGAGATGGCGTTCGGCCGCCGCGGCCGGCAGCGCCAGCATGGAGGCCAGCGCCAGCGCCCGTAGCGTCAAAACTGGTGAGCGCGCCGCCATCAGAATTTATACGACAGGCTCAGCGAGGCGAAACGCCCCATCGCACTGGCATTCTGCGGATCGAAGGCCAGGGTCGCGTTCTGTACGTACGGCGGATCGCGATCCAGCAGATTCTGCACGCTCAGCGCGGCGCGCAACTCCTGGTAGGCCGGGCCGAACAGCTTGCCCAGGTCGTATTGCGCGGTCAGGTCGAAGGTGGTGTACGAGCCGACTTCGGGACGGTTCGCCAGCGTGGCGTTGGTGTACGCATTGGTGAAGTTGGCGAAGGCGGTGACGCGCGCGTTCTCGCCGGCCCAGCTCAATTCGGCGCGCGCACGCAGGCGCACCGGGTTGTTCAGGGTATTGAGCAGGCCGCCGACCAGGGGCGTGGTCGGGGTGAACTGCTGGCGGTAGTTGAAGATGTAGTTGGCGTTGGCGGCGGCGCTCATGACGCCGTAGCCGGTGCGCCAGTCGTAGCGCGCGGACAGGTCGACGCCGCTGGTCTTGACCACGCCGGCGTTGTAGCGGCGGCCGTCGGCGATGAAGCTCAGGCCCGCCACCGGCTCGGCGGTATTGCCGGTGAAGGTCGACTGGGACATCAGCGCCATCAGCTGGGCCGCCGTCGGCGCCGCGTTCAGGTAAGGCGTCAGCTCGGGCTTCTGGAAGATCGCCAGGTCGTTGCCGGGCGTGAGGATGCGGTCCTTGTAGTCGACCTTGAAGAAGTCGGCGGTCAGGCTCAGGCCGGGCGCCGCCTGCGGCTTGAAGTTGACGCCGAAGGTCGTGATGTCGGCTTCCTCGGGGTCGAGGCCTTCGCGTCCGCCGAGCAGCACGATGCCGCGCTGCTGGGTGCGGCCATCGGCGCCGATGCGGTCGACCACGTTGATCAGACCGGCGTTGATCGGATCGAGGTCGCCCAGGGTCGGCGCGCGGAAGGCGGTGCCGTAGGTCGCGTAGAACTTCAGGCCGCTGACCGGGGTCCAGTCGAGGCCCACCTTGGGATTGGTGGTGAATCCGAAATCGCTGTAGTCGTCGGCGCGGACCGCGAGCGACAGATCGAGGCGCTCGACCATGGGCAGCGCATTGGCGCGGCCGACCAGCGGCACGTTGGCCTCGGCATACAGCGACTTGACGGTACGCTTCGGCATCGACTGCGAATTATCGAGGTGGAAGATGGTGCTGTTGTTCGGGGTCGAGTTGTTGCGGTCCTCGTAGTACGACATCCGGTCCTTGTGGATCTCGCCGCCGACCGCGATGCGCAGCTTGCCGGCCGGGAGGTCCATGACCGGGCCGTCGAACTTCATGCCGACGTCGTGCATCGTGTACGAGGAATTGCGGTCGTTGAAGGCGATGATCTTGGCCAGCGTGGACGGGTTATTGCACTGGAAGGCGCTGCCGTCGCAGAACAGATTGAGCGCGGTGGCCGGGTTGGTGTCGGCCAGCGCCGCGTTGACGGCATTGCCGTTCAGGTTCTGGCTCAGCGACTTGCTGTCGGTGCGGCTGCTGGCCAGGTAGAAGCTGCCGTTCCAGGTGTCGCCGACGTCGAAATCGAGGCCGGCCATCACGCGGCCGGTGCGCTCCTTGCCCTGGCTCAGGAAGTTGCCGAAGTCGTTGATCCACGAATAGTTGACCACCGAGGATGCCGCCCCCGCCACCGGGCTGACGAAGAACGGGTTGGCCGGCCGCACCGTGTAGCTGCCCGAGGCGGCGTCGACGTAGCGGCTGTATTTGCGCTCCGAACCGAAGGCTTCGAGGTTGAAACGCACCGACGGGCTCAGTTCCTGGCTGAAGGCGCCGACCAGGCTGATACGGTCCTGCTCGGGCAGCGCGTCGCGGCCTTGCTGGATGCTCTGGCGGCTTGGATTGCCGGCCACCAGCTGCGCCGCGCTCAGGCCGCGGCCATCCTGGCCGGTCGGGATCGCGTAGCGGGTCGAGCCGACCTGGATGTTACCGGGGCTGCTATTGAAGCTGCGCACGTCCGGACCGCCCCGGGGCCGCATGTCGTCTGTATAGAAATGGCGGTTGTCGGCCGACAGGCGGCTGCGCTTGTTCTTGTCGACCGCGAACATCACATTGCCGCCATCCCAGTTGCGCCCAAGGATGGCGCCGAACTGGTTCTGGTGCATGTCGGCGCCCTGGCCGTGGCGCACCGAGAACTGGGCGCCGTCGAAGCGCTTGCGCAGGCGGATGTTGACGACACCTCCCACCGCGTCGGAACCATAGGTCGCCGAGCCGCCGTCGGTGATCACCTCGATGCGCTCGATGGCCAGCGGCGGAATGGTCGCCGGGTCGGTGTACTGGGCCGCCAGTCCGCCCGGCGCCATGCGCACGCCGTTGACCAGGGTCAGGGTAGACTCGGGGCCGAGGCCGCGCAGGTTGATCCCGGAACCCATCGTGATGTTCTGGTTCGCGTTCTGGGCATTGCTGGTGTGGCTGTCGGTCGCGCCCATGTTCTGCACCTGCGGCAGCAGGCGCAGCAGGTCGCTGGTGCTGGCCGCGCCGGATTTCTCGATCGAGACCCGGTCGAGCGAGCTGACCGGCGCGCCCACCGGGGCCGCGCCGCGGATCAGGGTGCCGGTGACGACCACGGTGTCGGGCTTGGACGGCGCCTCCTGCGCCACGGCGGCGCCCATGCCGCTGGCGCAGGCCAGGGCGACCAGGTGGCTGATCCTGAGGCGGCGCGGCGCGAACGTGGATTGCGGGTGGCGATGCGGGGCCTGGATGCTACGTGTCATGCTTGTGTCTCCTGTGACGGCGCGCCGGTGGTGTCCATCGCGCCTTGTTTTCAATTTATAATGATTTTATTTTATAACCAAATATCCGGCACAGGCAACCTATTTCGTCACGATCAACGGTGCTGGCCGGGCGGACGACAGCGGCGCTTCCGTTCCGCCGAAAATATGGTTATGATTCATAAATATTACCGGCACCGCAATAGCGCCGCAGATCATAATGAATAGTGGAGACAGCACCATGCAAGACGATATCCGCGCCGCCGGCGCAGTCGATGTCCAGGAATTCCTGAACGAGAACCGGTTCACGCCCTTCCAATGGCTGATCTTCGCCCTGTGCTTCCTGATCGTGCTGCTCGACGGCTTCGACACCGCCGCGATCGGCTTCATCGCGCCGTCCCTGATCAGCGAATGGGGCGTGTCGCGCCAGGCGCTGGCGCCGGTGCTGAGCGCGGCGCTGTTCGGACTGGCCAGCGGCGCCGTGCTGGCCGGACCGCTGTCCGACCGCCTCGGCCGCAAGCTGGTGCTGAGCGTGTCGACGCTGCTGTTCGGCGCCGCCTGCGCCTGGTCGGCCTATGCCACCAGCCTCACCGAGCTGGCGGTGCTGCGCTTCATCACCGGCATCGGCCTGGGCGCGGCGATGCCCAACGCGGTCACCATGATGAGCGAATACTGCCCGGACAAGCGCCGCGCGATGCTGACCAATGCGATGTTCTGCGGCTTTCCGCTGGGCGCCGCCTTCGGCGGCTTCCTGGCGGCCTGGATGATCCCGCAGTGGGGCTGGCGCAGCGTGCTGCTGCTTGGCGGCGTGGCGCCGGTGCTGGTCGGGATCGTGATCGTGCTGGTGCTGCCGGAATCGGTGCGCTTCCTGCTGGCGCGCGGCGGACGCCAGGAGCAGGTGCGCGCCGCGCTGCGCCGCATCTCGGCCAGCGCCGACCGGGCCACCGCCTTCGTGATGACCGAAAAGAAGCCCGGCGGCAGCGCCGGCAGCGGCATGGCCGTGATCATGTCGCGTCCCTACCTCCTCGGCACCCTGATGCTGTGGACTGCCTATTTCATGGGCCTGGTGATCTTCTATTCCCTGATCAACTGGATGCCGCTGCTGTTCAAGGATGCCGGCCTGTCGACCCAGAACGCGACCCTGGTCGCCGCGCTGTTCCCGCTGGGCGGCGTGGGCGCCGTGTTCTTCGGCTACCTGATGGACCGCTACAACGCCAATGCGGTGGTGGCGACCGGCTTCGCGCTGACGGCGGTGAGCATCTTCGCCATCGGCCAGAGCGCGGGCAACCTCGGCCTGTTGATGGCGGTGGTGTTCGTCGCCGGCGTGGTCATGAATACCGCCCAGTCTTCGCTGCCCGCCCTCGCGGCCGCCTTCTATCCAACCCAGGGCCGGGCCACCGGGGTGGCGTGGATGATGGGCTTCGGGCGCCTGGGCGGCATCGCCGGCTCGTTCCTGGTGGCCGAACTGGCGCGCCTGCAGTTCGGGATCGGCGGCATCTTCGCCGTGGTGGCCCTGGCCGGCGCCGTGGCGGCGGTGGCGCTGCTGGTCAAAATGGCGAGCAAGGCAGATAATACCTAGGTCGCCCGACAGGGCATGACAGGACCCTGGAATGCCCTTTCCCATCGAAGAAAAACTCGTGATCGGCGTCGCCTCCAGCGCGCTGTTCGACCTGTCCGAATCGCACCAGGTCTATCTCGACCAGGGCCCGGACGAATACCGCGCCTACCAGGAACGCCAGCGCGACGTCGTGCTGGCGCGCGGCGTGGCCTTTCCCTTCATCAGGCGCTTCCTCGGCATCAACCGCTGCTTCCCGCAGCAGGCGCCGGTCGAAGTGGTGCTGTTGTCCCGCAACTCGCCTGAAACCGGCTTGCGCGTGATGCGCTCGATCGCCCACTACGGGCTCGATATCTCGCGCGCCGTGTTCATGACCGGCAAATCCCCCTATCCCTACCTGCCGGCCTTCAATGCCGCGCTATTCCTGAGCGCGAACGAGGAAGACGTCCGGAGCGCGATCGACGTCGATTACCCGGCCGGCCTGGTGCTGCCGTCGCGCGTCGCCCTCGACGAAGACACCGATGACATCGAGCTGCGGGTGGCCTTCGACTTCGACGGCGTGCTGGCCGACGACGAATCCGAAACGGTATTCAAGCGCGACGGCCTGGGCGAATTCCACGCCCACGAGACGCTGCACATGGCGCGCCCGCACCAGCCCGGACCGCTGGCCACCATGTTCCGCAAGCTGGCCATGCTGCAGCAGCTCGAGAAAGAAGCCGAGCGCGACGATCCCGGCTACCGCCGCATCGTGCGCATCGCCATCATCACGGCGCGCAGCGCGCCGGCCCACGAGCGCGTCGTCACCACGCTGGGTAGCTGGGGCGTCTCGGCCGACGAGACCTTCTTTTTGGGCGGCATGGACAAGGCCCGGGTGCTGTCGGTGTTCAAGCCGCACATCTTCTTCGACGACCAGCTCACCCACCTCAGGTCGGGGCCGGGCGGCACGATCCCGATGGTGCACGTGCCGTTCGGGATCGCCAACCGGCGCGCCGCCGACGCTCCTACAGGGGCGGCAACGCCATCAGGCGCTCCAGTTCCGGCTGCATAGCCCTGGCCCAGATCGCATAGCCGGCGGCGTTCGGGTGCAACAGGTCGGGCATGATGTCCTCGGACAGCGTGCCGTCCGGCCGCAGCAATGCCCGGTTCACGTCCAGGAAGAACACCTGGCGTCCGTCGGCCAGCGCCGGCAGGCGCGCATTGATGGCGTCGTTGATGCGGCGCAGCGGACCGTCCGGGGCCGCGTCGCGCGGGAAGATCGCCAGCAGCAGGATGCGGGTATGCGGCAGGCGCTGCTTGATTTCGTCGATATTGCGCGCGATGCCGGCCGCCGTGATGGCCGGGAAGTCGCTGCGCCGCCCAGTATTGTTGGTGCCGACCATCAGCACCGCCACCTTCGGCGCCAGGCCGTCCAGCGCGCCATGCTCGAGCCGCCACAGGACGTTCTCGGTACGGTCGCCCCCGAAGCCGAACTCCATCGCGTCGTGGCGCGCGTAATACTGCTGCCAGACGGCGGCGCCGTCCTTGCCCCAGCCCTCGGTGATCGAGTCTCCGATGAAGACCAACTGCGGGCCGCGGCCGGCGGCCACCATGCGCTTTGCATCCTCGAGCTTCTGGCGGTGGCGCGGCAGCCACCACGAGATCGACCACGATTCGTTCAGCATGTCGGGCGTGACGGCCACCGTGCGCCAGTCGGGACACGGCGTATTGGGCGTGCCGCCCTGGGAAAAGACCACGTTGGCGATGGCGACCTCGCCACTGCCGGTGCCCTCGAGCAGGAAGGGCCGCCGCACCGCCTTGAAATCGTCGCCGTCGCGCGCGAAACAGGACATCGACAGCACGACGCGGCGCCATCCTTGTCCTTCGGCGGCGCGGCCCGGCACCACGTGCGACACATGCCGCTCGCAGCCTTCGCCGCACCCTACCTTGAACATGATGCCGCCCTGCGCGAGCGCGTCGACCTTCAGGTCGAAGGCCAGCGTGCCGCGCGCGAGATAGGGCCGCAGGTCTTGCGGGGCGCCCTGCAGCAGGATGCCGCTCTTCCAGATGTCCTTCCAGCGTAAAGTGAGCGCCGGCGCGCCGCCCGGTCCGTCGCTGCGCGCCAGCGCGATCGCGCCGTTCGGGAATTTGGCGCGGATGCCTGCATCGGCATCGACCCGCTCGCCCTGCAGCGGGTGTACGCTGTCCGGCGCCAGCGCCGCGACGGCGATGCCGGGGCGCGGTGTGCCGTCGAACAGGACCAGTGCAGGCGGCGGCGCCGCGGAGGTGCTTGACAATGGCAGGAAGGCGAGCGTCAGGGGGATGGCGGCCAGGGCGCGGCGCATGGGGTCTCCTTGTGTATTTATTGATCAGGCAAACCCCGATCATGCGCCAGTTCCGGCGCAAGCTCAAGCCCGGGACCGGCACACCCAGCCCCGGAAGGCGCCGCCCACATAGAACACGTCGATATCCTCGAAGCCGGCTTCGCGCAGCAGCGCCTCGTCTTCGCCCGGCGCCAGCACCGACAGGTTGGCGAGGATGCCCTCGCGCCGCCGGCGCGCGAGATCCGGCGCCACCCCGTTGGCCAGCGCGAAGGCTTCGTCGCGCGCCATCCAGCGTGCGCGTTCCGGCGCCTCCTGCGCAATACTCAGGTGCATGACGACGAAGGGACTGCCCGGTTCCAGGCGCTCGTGGAGCGCGCGCAGTGCATGGCGGCGCTCGGGAGGCGCCATGAAGTGCATGGTGAGCAGGCAGCAGGCGGCGTCGAACGGGCCTTGCGGCGCCACGTCGACATAGCCTTCGTGCAGGCGCACCCGCCCGGCATGCGCCGCGACCGTGCGGCGCGCCAGGTCCAGCATCGCGCGCGAGGGATCGACGCCGTCGAAGGTCCAGCCGGGTTGAGAGTCGGCGAAGGCCTTGAGTTCCAGGCCGCCGCCGGCGCCCAGCACCAGCACCCGCGCATCATCCGGCGCCCGCTCGGCCAGCAAGACCCGCGCCATGCGCTGCATGTCGGCGAAGCCGGGGACGAAGATCGGCGGGCCGTCGTGGTAGTGCGCGATCATGGCCGGATCGTGAAAATGGGACATCGTCGAACTCCATGTGATTTCTCGTAACTTAGAATATTACGTAAACGCCTGGAGCGCAAGTGCCGGCCTGCCCAACCCCTCATGGCCACCGCGCGCGCGTCCCGGTGATCCCTTGCGCCTTCGTCTATAATGAATGCCTACTTTTGACGCGAACGTAACAGCACGCTGCATGCCTTTCGATCTCAAGAAGCACCTCCCCAAGCCAGGCCACCGTTTCGTCCTGCCGCTGGCCCATGGCTCGTCCGACGCCTATGCCATCGCCACCGCCGCGCTGGCGCTCAAAGCCAACCGCCAGATGCTCACCGTCGTCGTTGCCAATGCCAGCGACGGCCAGCGCCTGCTCGACGAAATCCCCTGGTTTGCGGACGGCAAACTCGCCTGCCACCTGCTGCCCGACTGGGAAACGCTGCCCTACGACGCGTTCTCGCCGCACCAGGACCTGGTATCGGAACGCCTGGCCACCTTGCACGAGATCCGCAACGGGCAGTGCGACGTGCTGGTGGTGCCCGCCACCACGGCGCTGGTGCGCCTGGCCCCGCCCTCCTTCCTGGCCGCCTACACCTTCTTCTTCCGCCAGGGCGAACGCCTGGACGAGGCAAAGCTGAAGGCCCAGCTGACGCTGGCCGGCTATACGCATGTGTCGCAGGTGATGTCGCCCGG
This portion of the Telluria beijingensis genome encodes:
- a CDS encoding prolyl oligopeptidase family serine peptidase, with the translated sequence MAARSPVLTLRALALASMLALPAAAAERHLEGSLPNGARYSFDVPANWNGTLLLFSRGYSSGPSTGPVRNVARGEKELLLARGFALAASGFSKAGWALEEAVPDQVATLDAFAAQVGKPARTIAWGTSMGGLVTLALMERHPERFDAGLALCASAAGTVGMMNAALDGAFAFKTLLAPDSDLPILFNGPTGDGKRQLAEWQRALDAAQASAVGRARLALAATLGQVPTWIEAGSASPALHDYAAQQRQLYRGFIGATLLPRDDQLRRAGGNFSWNTGIDYAAQLRSTGRLDFVRALYAEAGLDLDADLARLAAAPRIAAEAGPVAYMKRNYAPTGRLARPVMLVQTVSDPVTLAEFNRDYAQTATKAGAGAMVREAYVQRVGHCNFKPGETVAALLTLQQRVSGGAWTGMAAAELNALASSIAPDGGDYTPFTPAPFVRSCSGIETHCAGEVAGAAIPVSGK
- a CDS encoding TonB-dependent receptor, yielding MTRSIQAPHRHPQSTFAPRRLRISHLVALACASGMGAAVAQEAPSKPDTVVVTGTLIRGAAPVGAPVSSLDRVSIEKSGAASTSDLLRLLPQVQNMGATDSHTSNAQNANQNITMGSGINLRGLGPESTLTLVNGVRMAPGGLAAQYTDPATIPPLAIERIEVITDGGSATYGSDAVGGVVNIRLRKRFDGAQFSVRHGQGADMHQNQFGAILGRNWDGGNVMFAVDKNKRSRLSADNRHFYTDDMRPRGGPDVRSFNSSPGNIQVGSTRYAIPTGQDGRGLSAAQLVAGNPSRQSIQQGRDALPEQDRISLVGAFSQELSPSVRFNLEAFGSERKYSRYVDAASGSYTVRPANPFFVSPVAGAASSVVNYSWINDFGNFLSQGKERTGRVMAGLDFDVGDTWNGSFYLASSRTDSKSLSQNLNGNAVNAALADTNPATALNLFCDGSAFQCNNPSTLAKIIAFNDRNSSYTMHDVGMKFDGPVMDLPAGKLRIAVGGEIHKDRMSYYEDRNNSTPNNSTIFHLDNSQSMPKRTVKSLYAEANVPLVGRANALPMVERLDLSLAVRADDYSDFGFTTNPKVGLDWTPVSGLKFYATYGTAFRAPTLGDLDPINAGLINVVDRIGADGRTQQRGIVLLGGREGLDPEEADITTFGVNFKPQAAPGLSLTADFFKVDYKDRILTPGNDLAIFQKPELTPYLNAAPTAAQLMALMSQSTFTGNTAEPVAGLSFIADGRRYNAGVVKTSGVDLSARYDWRTGYGVMSAAANANYIFNYRQQFTPTTPLVGGLLNTLNNPVRLRARAELSWAGENARVTAFANFTNAYTNATLANRPEVGSYTTFDLTAQYDLGKLFGPAYQELRAALSVQNLLDRDPPYVQNATLAFDPQNASAMGRFASLSLSYKF
- a CDS encoding MFS transporter; this translates as MRAAGAVDVQEFLNENRFTPFQWLIFALCFLIVLLDGFDTAAIGFIAPSLISEWGVSRQALAPVLSAALFGLASGAVLAGPLSDRLGRKLVLSVSTLLFGAACAWSAYATSLTELAVLRFITGIGLGAAMPNAVTMMSEYCPDKRRAMLTNAMFCGFPLGAAFGGFLAAWMIPQWGWRSVLLLGGVAPVLVGIVIVLVLPESVRFLLARGGRQEQVRAALRRISASADRATAFVMTEKKPGGSAGSGMAVIMSRPYLLGTLMLWTAYFMGLVIFYSLINWMPLLFKDAGLSTQNATLVAALFPLGGVGAVFFGYLMDRYNANAVVATGFALTAVSIFAIGQSAGNLGLLMAVVFVAGVVMNTAQSSLPALAAAFYPTQGRATGVAWMMGFGRLGGIAGSFLVAELARLQFGIGGIFAVVALAGAVAAVALLVKMASKADNT
- a CDS encoding 5'-nucleotidase; this translates as MPFPIEEKLVIGVASSALFDLSESHQVYLDQGPDEYRAYQERQRDVVLARGVAFPFIRRFLGINRCFPQQAPVEVVLLSRNSPETGLRVMRSIAHYGLDISRAVFMTGKSPYPYLPAFNAALFLSANEEDVRSAIDVDYPAGLVLPSRVALDEDTDDIELRVAFDFDGVLADDESETVFKRDGLGEFHAHETLHMARPHQPGPLATMFRKLAMLQQLEKEAERDDPGYRRIVRIAIITARSAPAHERVVTTLGSWGVSADETFFLGGMDKARVLSVFKPHIFFDDQLTHLRSGPGGTIPMVHVPFGIANRRAADAPTGAATPSGAPVPAA
- a CDS encoding GDSL-type esterase/lipase family protein, translating into MRRALAAIPLTLAFLPLSSTSAAPPPALVLFDGTPRPGIAVAALAPDSVHPLQGERVDADAGIRAKFPNGAIALARSDGPGGAPALTLRWKDIWKSGILLQGAPQDLRPYLARGTLAFDLKVDALAQGGIMFKVGCGEGCERHVSHVVPGRAAEGQGWRRVVLSMSCFARDGDDFKAVRRPFLLEGTGSGEVAIANVVFSQGGTPNTPCPDWRTVAVTPDMLNESWSISWWLPRHRQKLEDAKRMVAAGRGPQLVFIGDSITEGWGKDGAAVWQQYYARHDAMEFGFGGDRTENVLWRLEHGALDGLAPKVAVLMVGTNNTGRRSDFPAITAAGIARNIDEIKQRLPHTRILLLAIFPRDAAPDGPLRRINDAINARLPALADGRQVFFLDVNRALLRPDGTLSEDIMPDLLHPNAAGYAIWARAMQPELERLMALPPL
- a CDS encoding class I SAM-dependent methyltransferase; its protein translation is MSHFHDPAMIAHYHDGPPIFVPGFADMQRMARVLLAERAPDDARVLVLGAGGGLELKAFADSQPGWTFDGVDPSRAMLDLARRTVAAHAGRVRLHEGYVDVAPQGPFDAACCLLTMHFMAPPERRHALRALHERLEPGSPFVVMHLSIAQEAPERARWMARDEAFALANGVAPDLARRRREGILANLSVLAPGEDEALLREAGFEDIDVFYVGGAFRGWVCRSRA